A portion of the Faecalibacterium sp. I3-3-89 genome contains these proteins:
- a CDS encoding dihydroorotate dehydrogenase, whose product MADLKTNLLGFTMNSPIIGASGTVGYGVEYEELADFSKIGGISGKGLTLYGQYGNKGERLWETPSGLINSIGLQNPGVQHFIDVELGEMLELKQKYGTVAIANLGGHSEEEYVEGAAMLSESGVDIVELNISCPNVKVGGMAYGVKAEAAGEVVRMVRDACKKPLMVKLSPQAENIPAMCKAVEAAGADAISLTNTFQACAIDLEKRRPVFDNIFAGLSGPAVRPIALRMVWQAVGAVNIPVVGLGGIATGRDALEFIMAGAAAVQVGAANFANPRAMETIAEEMAAWMDAHGVRTLDEIRGCAR is encoded by the coding sequence ATGGCAGATCTGAAAACGAACCTGCTGGGCTTCACCATGAACAGCCCCATCATCGGGGCCTCGGGCACGGTGGGCTACGGCGTGGAATACGAAGAGCTGGCCGATTTCTCGAAGATCGGCGGCATCTCGGGCAAGGGCCTGACCCTCTACGGCCAGTACGGCAACAAGGGCGAGCGGCTCTGGGAGACCCCCTCGGGCCTCATCAACAGCATCGGTCTGCAGAACCCCGGCGTCCAGCACTTCATTGATGTGGAGCTGGGCGAGATGCTGGAGCTGAAGCAGAAGTATGGCACGGTGGCCATCGCCAACCTCGGCGGCCACAGCGAGGAAGAGTACGTCGAGGGTGCGGCCATGCTCAGCGAGAGCGGCGTGGACATCGTGGAGTTGAACATCTCCTGCCCCAACGTCAAGGTGGGCGGCATGGCCTACGGCGTCAAGGCCGAGGCCGCCGGCGAGGTGGTGCGGATGGTCCGCGACGCCTGCAAGAAGCCCCTGATGGTCAAGCTCAGCCCGCAGGCCGAGAACATCCCCGCGATGTGCAAGGCGGTGGAGGCTGCGGGTGCAGACGCCATCAGCCTGACCAACACCTTTCAGGCCTGCGCCATCGACCTCGAGAAGCGCCGCCCGGTGTTCGACAACATCTTCGCCGGTCTGTCCGGCCCGGCGGTGCGCCCCATCGCCCTGCGGATGGTCTGGCAGGCTGTCGGCGCAGTGAACATCCCGGTGGTGGGCCTCGGCGGCATCGCCACCGGCCGGGACGCACTGGAGTTCATCATGGCCGGTGCGGCGGCGGTGCAGGTGGGCGCAGCGAACTTTGCCAACCCCCGGGCGATGGAGACCATCGCCGAGGAGATGGCTGCATGGATGGACGCCCACGGCGTCCGGACGCTGGACGAGATCCGTGGTTGTGCACGCTGA
- the pyrF gene encoding orotidine-5'-phosphate decarboxylase: MTNMDKLYEAVEARGPVCVGLDTDFSYLPADFVDSTLSKGENIVRFNKKLIDATKAVAGCYKVQIAYYEALGLEGLKAYADTLKAVREAGVPVIADIKRGDIAKTAEMYAMGHFTGDFEADFVTLAPYMGLDSISPYLPYAEKQGKGMFVLCRTSNGGAKDFEYEKLADGRHVYDLVGDKLNALGKDYMGEHGYSSIGLVIGGTHIEEATEIRAKYKDSFFLIPGYGAQGGKAEDIAQYLSKGNGGVVNSSRGILLAYKKQPGVAFDEAAYNECVNMKEAIAHACSLL; this comes from the coding sequence ATGACGAACATGGATAAGCTCTACGAAGCAGTCGAAGCACGCGGCCCGGTCTGCGTGGGTCTGGACACCGATTTCAGCTACCTGCCCGCAGATTTTGTGGACAGCACCCTTTCCAAGGGCGAGAACATCGTCCGCTTCAACAAGAAGCTCATCGACGCCACCAAGGCGGTGGCCGGCTGCTACAAGGTGCAGATCGCTTACTATGAGGCTCTGGGCCTCGAGGGCCTGAAGGCATATGCCGACACCCTGAAGGCCGTCCGCGAGGCCGGTGTGCCGGTCATCGCCGACATCAAGCGCGGCGACATCGCCAAGACCGCCGAAATGTACGCCATGGGCCACTTCACCGGCGATTTTGAGGCCGACTTCGTCACGCTGGCCCCCTACATGGGTCTGGACTCCATCAGCCCCTATCTGCCCTACGCCGAGAAGCAGGGCAAGGGTATGTTCGTCCTCTGCCGCACCTCCAACGGCGGCGCAAAGGACTTCGAGTACGAGAAGCTGGCTGACGGCCGCCACGTCTACGACCTCGTGGGCGACAAGCTGAACGCTCTCGGCAAGGACTACATGGGCGAGCACGGCTACTCCTCCATCGGTCTGGTCATCGGCGGCACCCACATCGAGGAGGCCACTGAGATCCGCGCCAAGTACAAGGACAGCTTCTTCCTCATCCCCGGCTACGGCGCACAGGGCGGCAAGGCCGAGGACATCGCCCAGTATCTGAGCAAGGGCAACGGCGGCGTGGTCAACTCCAGCCGCGGCATCCTGCTGGCCTACAAGAAGCAGCCGGGCGTGGCCTTCGACGAGGCCGCTTACAACGAGTGTGTGAACATGAAGGAGGCCATTGCCCATGCGTGCAGCCTGCTGTGA
- a CDS encoding dihydroorotate dehydrogenase electron transfer subunit yields MRAACCEATVLRHEVIAEDIRLLTVLWPDREHIPHAGQFFTLRAWGADEAPFLSRPISVHKWDAETQTVEFLYAVVGEGTRKLTALMPGDSFQLTGPMGNGFDTADLLSRYKKIAVVGGGIGTAPMYQLTRELAAGGVKPDVFFGFRDKPYCMEEYRSIANSVKVSTDTGAVGFHGFVTQLYDPADYDVVLVCGPTVMMRNAARLCAEKGTPCFVSLEKKMACGIGACLGCTCETRSGEGKSVCKNGPVFDAAEVF; encoded by the coding sequence ATGCGTGCAGCCTGCTGTGAGGCCACTGTCCTGCGCCATGAGGTCATCGCGGAGGACATCCGCCTGCTGACCGTCCTCTGGCCGGACCGTGAGCACATCCCCCACGCCGGGCAGTTCTTCACCCTGCGTGCATGGGGCGCGGACGAAGCGCCCTTCCTTTCCCGGCCCATCAGTGTCCACAAGTGGGACGCCGAGACCCAGACCGTCGAGTTTCTGTACGCCGTCGTGGGCGAGGGCACCCGGAAGCTGACGGCCCTGATGCCGGGCGACAGCTTCCAGCTCACCGGCCCCATGGGCAACGGCTTCGATACGGCCGACCTGCTGAGCCGGTACAAGAAGATCGCCGTCGTGGGCGGCGGCATCGGCACCGCCCCCATGTATCAGCTCACCCGTGAGCTGGCGGCGGGCGGGGTCAAGCCCGACGTCTTCTTCGGCTTCCGGGATAAGCCCTACTGCATGGAGGAATACCGCTCCATTGCAAACAGCGTCAAGGTGTCTACGGACACCGGCGCGGTGGGCTTCCACGGCTTTGTCACCCAGCTGTACGACCCGGCAGATTATGACGTGGTGCTGGTCTGCGGCCCCACGGTCATGATGCGGAACGCTGCCCGCCTCTGCGCGGAGAAGGGCACCCCCTGCTTCGTCAGTCTGGAAAAGAAGATGGCCTGCGGCATCGGTGCCTGCCTCGGCTGCACCTGCGAGACCAGAAGCGGCGAGGGCAAGAGCGTATGCAAGAATGGCCCTGTGTTTGATGCAGCGGAGGTGTTCTGA